GATGGGCGGTAAAAGAAGGCGCGGACAGCAGACCGTGGTCCAAGACGAGTCTCCTTGGAAAAAGAGGAGTGTATTCTTTGATCTGCCGTACTGGGAGAACAACGAATTACGTCACAATCTTGACGTGATGCACATAGAGAAGAATGTATGCGACAACATTATTTTCACCATGTTGAACGAAAGCGGTAAGTCCAAAGACCACCTAAAAGCTCGAAAAGATCTCCAATTGATGGGCATCCGGCAGGATATGTGGCCAATTGAAGGTGGAAAGTATCCTGCTGCAGTCTTTACCATGCGGAATCCAGAGAAGGATGTCTTTCTTAGGACAATCAAGAATGTGGTCTTTCCAGACGGGTACTCTAGCAACATCTCTCGCTGTGTTGATTTAAAACAGCGCAAGTTATTCGGCTTGAAGAGTCATGACTGCCATATCCTAATGGAACATCTACTTCCAATTGCGTCAAAATACGTGTTGCCCACCCCAGTGTCTGCCGTCGTGGCTAAGTTATCAGCCTTTTTCCGACTAATATGCAGTAAATCCATTGATCCTCAACAACTTCCTCTCCTTCAGGATCGTGTGGTCCATACTTTGTGCCACATGGAGATGATATTTCCACCTTCCTTCTTCACAGTTATGGTTCATCTAACGGTGCATTTGGTCGAGGAGGTCCGTATTGGTGGCCCAGTGCATTACCGATGGATGTACCCAATTGAGAGGTAAAGATCTACTTAAGTTTTCTCGACCACTATAACTAGGATTGTTGTCACCtattaatttatgttatttactCGAAGGTACCTAGGTCGTCTCAAGCAGTACGTGCGTAACATGGCACAACCAGAAGGATCGATTGCAGAGGGCTACTTATCCGAGGAGATTCTCACGTTCTGTTCAAGATACTTAGATAATGTCGAGACTAGGATCAACCGACCGACGCGCGTTGACGACCGACCGAGCGATGCTCCAGAGAGCGAGATTGCCGACATGTTCCCAGAGGTTGGAAAGTCGGTCGGGGCAGCTTCATATTTTACTCTAACAGCAACCGAACAGCTTCAAGCACATCGTCATGTACTGGTGAATTGCAGTGCTGTAGAGAAATTCTTGGAGTAAGTACAACAGCCTAAGTTCTAAAATTATACAGTTAGCCAATTTGGGTATTGATAGAAATGAACTTGAACAAACTTTGTCTATGCACAGTGAGTACAGAGCCTTCACAAAGAGAAAACTGCGAGGTAAAACAAGGTCGCAGTCTCACATAGATACTGTTGTGCACAGAGAATTTTCGAACTGGTTCAGGCATAAGGTAATCTATAATATCTCAGGATCCTACAACCCTTTGATGCCTTCTTGTCTCTAATGGTTCAATGTCAGGTCCAATATGGAAGCACGGATCATTCGAACGAGTTACAGTGGCTCGCCTGCGGTCCCCGTGCTCAGGCCAGTCGCTATCAGGCTTACAACGTCAATGGATTTAAATTCAGGACCATGTCGAGGGAGGAAGGGATGAAAACACAGAATAGTGGGGTCTATGTCACTTCGGATACTAGAAGTTATGCAAGTAAACGGGATGCCAATGTTGCTGTTGGCGGTGTCTCGTATTACGGGAGATTAGTAGACATCATCGAGCTAAATTACAGCGGTCAATTCACTGTAGTATTGTTCAAGTGCCTTTGGGCGGACACTACGTCGGGCAGAGGCATCCGGCAAGATGTTTTGGGCCACACCTGTGTCAATTTTGCCAATCCTATCCACACCGGTGATCGAGAAGACGATGAGCCGTATATCTTGGCATCTGAGGCGCGTCTTGTGTTCTACGTGGAGGATGAGGTGGAGAACGGATGGAGTGTAGTGGTCCATGTGAAGCCAAGAGATTTGTTTGACATGGGCGAAGATTATGAACATTGTGAGGTCGACCTTCATCCACAGTCCTGTATGAGTAGCCTCCCTGAATTTGATGTCGAAGGCCTGCGGTTGACGAGAGACGGCGATTTAGAAGAGTCCACCATCGAAAGGGTTGAAGATTGTGAAGAGGCCGCCGAATCCTAAAATGCTGTTCTCCATCATGCATGTAGTTCATATTTCAGTAGATTGTATTTTAGTCATATTCTCCGACAATAGGTTGATTTGATCGAAttattttagatttttcaaAACGCATCGTCTCATATGAAGCTCTTTTATTTATCTGGGTTTTGACAACGCTGTTTTCTATCCTTTAAGACTTCCTACAGTCACATTTTTATATTGTCTTTGTACATTCTTTCTATATTTGGTGGATTATCAGGGAAATTGGAGACCAGAGACTTCTTTCTCATTACCAGAAGCCATTGGTTCGCAGAGAAGATGATAGAAGCGTCTCCGTTCTCTTCGTTGGACCACGCAACGTCCTTTGCAAGGCAATTGTGGTTCAAAGAGTCCCGCATACAATCATGGTTGGATGCGTTCTCTGGACAAAGTCACCTTTTTCGAGCCATTAGTTATGCACCTGGTTCAATGATGAAGGTTTGTTTGCCGCTGcacagtttaattttttaaaccaTTTTCTTATTTGTCAAAAGAAACCATATTCATGTGGTTATTCTAAAATTTTAGGAAATGCTTCATTGGGACCGAAAGTACCGGGCTAAATTTGGGTTTGAGTTTATAACAAGTACGGAAAAGTGGTGCTCACAGGAAATACTTGACGAGGTGAAGGTAAATATTCATGTTTTACCATCCTTTGCCTTGGCATGATGTGTGCTGGCTCAATTTGGGTTTCATATTCTACTTATTGCTCAATATTTTACTTTTGGAAAATGaaatttactttttttcatAGCTGCAGTACTTATACATTAATTATGCTTGTTTGTGCAGTCACGCTATGAGAACTCTCTTGTCGTTGAACTGGATTATGCAGCACAGGAGGAATTTAAACTCATAGCAGTCGGCCTTGAGCGACTATGGGATAGTAAGAAAGACTCGGATTTTGTACTGTTTATATGATCTGTTTATGTCTAATCCACTATAAGCTTGACAAATCttatatagaattatttaattaaccCATACATGAATGCAgacttatatatatatcatcACTCTACCTTATCTCATGTACATATAAGATTGtatcttttttatattaattctaAAGACTCGGCCTAGTTGAATTGCATAGACTCTCCATCCCAATTTGGAGCGTATTTGAAGTAGGGGTCACCCTTGGCTTCACTAATTATAATCCCAATGTTGTCTGATTAAAGAAGTTATTGACTCTATTAGTTAAGCCATACTGATTAGTAAATTCACACACTAGTTCCTCCTAATCCGGGCTTGTTTGGCTACCTTGCACCTCTCAGGAATGTCTCGAGACAATGTACAAAAGGAATCTGAATACCCGGTGGAGGTGGTTCCAGATTCGTTGGAAGGAGAGAATGTTGTCTCCTCCGAGATCTCTGAGGGCGAAGATTCTGCTGGACGTAAGGGTTCGATGCTGTCCTACGACCTCAATAGAACACCCGAAGAGAATGAATATCCATATAGTGGAATGTCTCCCGAGGAGAAGAAGGCGTGGCACTTGGCTACGTGGGCAACAAGATACTTGAATCCTTGAGGGAAAAGCTTTGGTTTAGGTGAAGGACTTAGAGTCAGGTTGCATATGATAGCGGAGACAATACTATGCTATATTCATTAAGgagaaaataattttataactattttatCATGGCACTTTTATCTAGTTCTTGTTTTAAGTTTTGTACTACTTAGCTAATTTACTATACATGCACTATAATAATTTGATGAAGTTTGGATGAATCATTGCTAATGAGTATGTTAGTAATACTTATCAGATATATACTTATTAAACTTGCGTACGACAATTGAGGCTTTCTTTGTGCAAATATTATATGGACAATATAAATCTAACATACACTTGTCAGGTTTcgtataaatatattaaaataccCAGACTTTGTCCATTGTCATCATTTTAGccaatttttttatgtttaataatTCTAGTGTTGATTTTgggttattttatatataacttGTTACTGCTTCTAGATATATTTCTATTTTAACAATAAAACCCAGGAGTTAGCCTAAATAACAATTTATAATTTCGAAAGAAAAACTCCACAGGAACATTTCAACCACAATTATTTGAATCAAAATATTCTTCTAGACAGATCCACAAAGTTTTGATCTCAGCAAACACAGCCATAACCAGTGGACCAAGTTTGAGTTCTTCTTTGGTGGTGTTGCCTGTTTCAATGAATTTTGAATTCTTATAGAAATGGACAAAGGAAATGTTGTTGCTTACCCATAGAAGTGCTTGTTTTGTACTCAAAATTGGTGAAGCTAAAATATTCATGATACatacaaaaacaacaacaaaacatGCATAGAGAGAGCAGGGGAATACGAGGAGaaagatagatagatagatagatagatagatcgATAGGTAAGGAGCTTTGGTTTGCCTTAGCAGCACGGGCACCTCAAAGTGACTCGTAATTGGGGAATTGGACAGTCCTTGTATTTATATTTTGGTCAACATTATGATATTAATTTTCAGataatttatttatctaattatGTATGAAACATGGTAATTATCGTTATGCAGTAATACAAGTATGAACTTTGTCTATTAGATATATTAATTGGTCCAATAAGAAgacattttttatatattcgaTATGAGAATAATATCCCCTTTTTAATAGTAATAGAGGTCACTATGATTTACTTTTATGTGGAAATTATATCTTGGAAAACATGTGACAACTAATTTTTGTTTCAGATATAGAAAACCCCTATATTATCATTCCTATGTTTATATACACTTTAACACTCGCCGATACTTGTACTTAAGGCGGTGTGCAGGTGTGATTTAATAATGACACGCCTTTGTTACACATggttgtttttattattattattattattataaaagaCAAAAAGAGTGGGAACCCAAAATTTCACACTAACAGATTGCTAAACCCAAATTTGAGATAATATAAGGAACGGCGCCCAAATCCTTATTCTCCCTTGCGAGACTCCATTTGAACCTACCTCCAGCGGTGTCTCACACAGTCCCACGCCCCCTCCTGACGAAGGCCTGAAACCTATTGCTTCTCTCGTCGATCGCAATCATTCCACTTCAAAGGACTGCACTCCCGTCTTCTCGTCTGCGGTAAGGGTTCCTCCTCCCATTATTTCTTGTGTTCTTATTTTAACTGAAGCAAGAGTTTACCTGGACATGGCAACATGCATGGCTGATATAATTTGCTCATAAATGACCCGGGGTTATAGTTCATGAACCTGCATTATCACAGGAGCATGTTGCTAAAAATGCCTCTGTTATTGGAAACCTCGTAATTCTGCAGATTtcatagaaataaaaataacaggGATTATAAAACAAGTATTGAGTCTCATGAGCTGCTTGAGATTATGAAATCCGATATAACAACTATGGACCATGActacttttattcctttttgtgttcttgttggTGTCAGGATTTTAAGATGGCCCGGAAAGGTCGattcacaaaaaaatcaaagtTTGGACCAGGGTTTCAGCAACCTCAAGGGGGAGCGAATGCCACTTCAGATTCCCACCATGATGGCTCTGAAATTCACCCGAACAGTGGGGATAGTGTCCCTGCAAGCAGTGATAGTGTCCCCGCTACTTCACGCCCTTTCCGTCCCCCGCGAAGTGAACCAAGGCCTGCTCCACAGATGAGCACACACAGTGTCCGGAACTCGCTGCCAGACCATCTAAGCTTGGACGCTAATGCAGATGAGGAAACTCTTCTTGATGAAGAAGTTGACAACCTTCATGATGCTTCTGGAACTCAGATTCGCAGAGGACGCAAGACTACCGAATTTTGGGCGGTTAGGACCATCGGTAtggtatttatttattttttctttcatcaaCATAACTTAGGCTCCATCCATTATTAACTTACAATATACTCTAATTCGATTATTCCAAAATATATTATGTGGgctatcaaaatattttaaaagaattcTTAATTATTACCCTAATTTAATTATTGCCTCCcacatttaaaattaattttaagtttgtcATTGTACTTAGTTTTTTACAATAAAAGTCAAGcagtttttgttaaatttttttcaagtgcTGCAATTCTGCTCCAATTTAAACATGTTTTATGCTGGTCTGATCCATCATGCTTTCTTTGCTAGGCGCGCAATAAGGTATTATGTTGAAATTATTatgttatataaaaaatttctgACATGCTGTTTACAACGTAAATGATATGCTTGGCTTATAGATTCTGACGGCACAATCAAGCCGGCAAAACTAAGTGTGAGGGAGGCTATGAAACGGCCTAACGGTAGAAAGATCGTGCTTAGGTTCAACAATGCAAAGCAAGCTATTGGGGACGAAGCTGGAGTGTTGAGTGGCGTGCTTGGTTTATTGGGATCTGATTTTGGAAAATTTCCCATCTGTAGAACAAGTTGGCGTGAGATTACCACGAAAGACAAGGTCTATAACGAATGTGTCAAGGTAAAAGTTTATACCCCGGGTAAATTAAATTTGCTTATTTTTACaattattgattattattattattatctgtGTAGCAAATATTCCACTTTGATGAAGACAGCGAAGGActtataaagaaaaatattttgaaaagtatGGGAAAGTCTTGGAAGGAAACAAGGCTGAGGTTGTATGACCGTTTTTATGAGCCAACATTCACGACTGAACAAAATCTTGAGAATCGGCCGCCGGGAATTGATCGAGAGCATTGGAGATGGTACCTTGACTATCGCGCCAAACCTGAGACGAAGGTAATATGCTGTATCGTTGTTACACAAGAATACCAATTATGTTGCATTGAGTCCTTTTCTATTAAATTCTAATCGCCCTTTGTCTTGGATGGACCAATAGGAGAAGTGCAAGAAAAACGCGGTCAATCGATCAAAACAACAATATACTCACACTGGCGGCTTGAAAAGCTTCGCACGGCGGATGGAAGAAGAGGTACTCTACttgttttatttagttattgAACTATCTCTATGATTTaattttcattgattttgtgaaaaATTTCAATTCAAAAACTTTGTTATTACAGTCGGAAGAACAAGGAAAGATAGTCGGTAGAGGGGAGTTGTGGATCAAGGTGCACAAAAAAAAGGATGACTCCTATATCAATGATGAAGCGAGAGCAATTGGTGTAAGTACTACTCGTTAATTACAGcgtatatttttaataatttttttaatttataacgACTAAGATATTTGagaactaattttaaaaaattagtgatCTTTCAAAAACAAATTTCACTATCAACTCAATCTTTTATTCAATGTCTGGCGGTATCCAATTATTTACATTACATATATCTAAAGTATTAAGGATATGAATAAGTGCAGACAATAGTTAGTTGGGCACACGTGCTTATTATTACCATGCATTACATCCATGTCAGGTTGAAATTAAATATCTTCGAAGCAAAAATATTGTGTGATTTATTAACTGGTGTACTTAtagtatatttataattaaggtgatctctttaaatttcaatatTGAGAACCGATGTGTTTGACTGGGTGTGCGAGGAGTTTTGGTGGATGTCACGGGAGTCTACCACCATATATGAGTCTGGTCTTTAGTTAATTAGTAGTCTTGCttgaacaaataaaataataatttaactaaCTATATTAACTTAATCTACTAGAATTCTTATTACTATAGCCACTTTCTATTTTTCTACGTAGAACCTACGGAAACCACTGCTGCTTCTCTGATCCACTATCATTAGCTTTACTTTGCATTTCATTTACTATCAGAAATCAATTTTAATCTTTCgattgtttattatttttgttttcattagCCTTTGGATTTTTTATTGATTGGGGATTATGTgtaatcctaaatttttttgcTGTTATATTTGTGTGTTTTTTATCATGATGTAAGTGATAAGTTAGTTGAGGAGATTGTTAATTTGTGTATGTAGGAAAGAATTGAGGAGATCGAGCAACAGGATGAGTCTTCTAGAATGTTGTCTCAGAATGATTCCATTGCTCAAGTTTTCGGAAAAGAGAAACCGGGTAGAGTACGTGGTATGGGATCTGGACCGACTCCTAGCCAACTCTTCGGTCCGAATTCACATGCATATGGCAACGGAGTCCAACAAGAGGAGACCCAGAGGAAGCTGCTTGAACTGCAGGCAGAGCTGGAAGGCGAGAAGTTGAAGAGAAAGGCGATGGAGGATGAGGCAGCATCAGATAAGAAATAATTGAAGGCGATGGAGAGTGCTCTGATTTATCTGTTTCAACGGCAGGGTGAGGAGCTTCCCCCAGAAATCGCTGCAGGGATGAGTTTCGTGGAATGATAGAGTGAAAATAGAATATTAGGTTTGGAGTTATTTTGCATTGAAGCAAACATTTTATTGGATTAGACTGAGCAACTCTACAGAATAGATTTATTTACTTCGTATTTTGATGAATATATAACTTTGTTTTGCTTATATAGTCAATTTTGTTTTTGCTACAAGTTTAgcttctatttttgttaaaaatactcactcttaaaataataataaatataaaaaattaaaaaaataatccaataatacTTTAAATAAATTGGGCGGTTTTTTTGAATGaccgaattttttttttcctaaatTGGCGGCGGTTTTAAACCGCCTTTGTTTGGATTTAGAGATTGTAAAAACTTTCGGATTTGGCGGCGGTTTGCAACCGCCGGCAACATTGAGTGAAACTAGTGTCCTATTTAGCAGCGGTTTTAGACCGCCCTTAAACTAGTTTCAACTTGGGCATATTGTGATAACTTGCGGCGGTTCGAAAACCGCCGCTAAATATGAAGTAAACCGTGTCAGAGTCATTTGGCGGCGGTTTTATATTGTGTGccgcaaaaatttgattttgtgGTGGTTATACCGGCGGTTTGTGAAAACCGCCGCCAAACGCAATCCCGGCGCCCATATCCATGGCGATCACGTTAACCGCCGGAATTTGTTTTTGCGGCGGTTTAAAACCGCCGCTAATGAAGAAAAAAACCGCCGCCAATTCCCGCCTCTGCCGTAGTGATctaattgaattaatataaAACACTCATCTATTCTATTATGTAAAAATCTTACCTTTAATGATAGAATCAACGTAACATGCTTctgatttattttgtttaactcATTAAAGACAATTCattatgataaattaattatatcaactaattaatttgaataaatatttaagtatcacataatttaaaattatgtatgttaattatttgatttaatttttatgatatataaatttaaggaataaattaaaataagataatttattaCCTATTAAATTGAATacaacaaatataaattaatttagttaaaaatttactattttctAATCTTCTATACATAGAAatgacaaaacaaaattataaaaataatctttttatcacttttgctattttaattttattttctttgcttttttatgtataattttattttatattaactttgtttatttaataataaaatatactcatattaattctatcatataataatatatttttctccAATATTAATCGAAGAATTTTAATAGTTATCAACTACATCTAATAGAATGACTGAGAAGTGAGAactacgaaaagttaaactcAGGTTCAAAATGCggaaacaaagaaaagaaaacagtGGATATATGATTAAAGAAAATGTATAATAAtgacaaaatatactaaaactgtaTTTTTTCTCTAATTAATAAAAGTGAGGTGTTAATTTCTgatgaatttattttttctctaaaatgaaatcactattttttttctaaatttattttagaaaaatatatttattataattatattacaattaacaATTAAcgaataatgcataattatactaatttagagttatatttttattataattatataaaatcaatatttaatacattatcaaCTAATAAAAGTGAGGTGTTAATTCCTTATGAATTTATTTTCCCTCCAAAGTGAAAgcactattctctcttctaaatttattttagaaaaatatgtttattataattatattacaatattacaattagcatttaatgaataatgcataattataataatttaaaaaaataaaataaagtctagtaATTTATCTTCCGACTGCACACGTGTGTAGAATAACTTTTAAGAAGGTGTCATGTATAGTAAATATGGTCGATGATTGTAAAAATGTATACTAACATAATAatattgatataatattatttcaGATATATGTTTTATAGGCATAAAaaaaagtgttgagttgttttttagtatatttaaattatttattgtttattagagaattttgtgcattagaattctctaataatttattatttattttgaactAATTTTGATATGTTCTTACTTGAcagtaaaataatatataaaaatttgttggtGGGTCTAAGTATTATTAAGTTATTTATGGTCACATTgagtatatatgtttgatttattaaaaaaagtagattactaaaatcaattaataactattttagagttaatatatttaatactagattaagaaaaacaaataatacataacatgttatatttttattaatgaaattatttgactttaaattaattttaacaaaataatttaaaattataatttcaatcttatcatATGTATGGCACGGATTAATACACTTATAATTCTCAAATACCTCGTAAGTAAATGAAGGTATTAAATGGTGAGAATTAGGATCCTCTatcattttgaatttgatttaattaattattctattagtccaatatttttttgaaaatttcaattaagtttatatatattttttaattgaatttttatactgcttttaattttgtaattaaatcttttaatataaaaattgtttgttaactaaatatttttttataaattaaaagtatttataattaagaacttaattagattttttatcacatatttttt
The Arachis stenosperma cultivar V10309 chromosome 7, arast.V10309.gnm1.PFL2, whole genome shotgun sequence genome window above contains:
- the LOC130939400 gene encoding uncharacterized protein LOC130939400 translates to MRAALMWTISDFPGLGNLSGWNTYGGRACATCNLDAETRRLTFSQKWCYMGHRRFLNRDHRYRQDRSRFDGKVEDRSPPTKLTGRDVLRQLEGVPISQGKVQAMGGKRRRGQQTVVQDESPWKKRSVFFDLPYWENNELRHNLDVMHIEKNVCDNIIFTMLNESGKSKDHLKARKDLQLMGIRQDMWPIEGGKYPAAVFTMRNPEKDVFLRTIKNVVFPDGYSSNISRCVDLKQRKLFGLKSHDCHILMEHLLPIASKYVLPTPVSAVVAKLSAFFRLICSKSIDPQQLPLLQDRVVHTLCHMEMIFPPSFFTVMVHLTVHLVEEVRIGGPVHYRWMYPIERYLGRLKQYVRNMAQPEGSIAEGYLSEEILTFCSRYLDNVETRINRPTRVDDRPSDAPESEIADMFPEVGKSVGAASYFTLTATEQLQAHRHVLVNCSAVEKFLDEYRAFTKRKLRGKTRSQSHIDTVVHREFSNWFRHKVQYGSTDHSNELQWLACGPRAQASRYQAYNVNGFKFRTMSREEGMKTQNSGVYVTSDTRSYASKRDANVAVGGVSYYGRLVDIIELNYSGQFTVVLFKCLWADTTSGRGIRQDVLGHTCVNFANPIHTGDREDDEPYILASEARLVFYVEDEVENGWSVVVHVKPRDLFDMGEDYEHCEVDLHPQSCMSSLPEFDVEGLRLTRDGDLEESTIERVEDCEEAAES
- the LOC130939401 gene encoding uncharacterized protein LOC130939401 translates to MARKGRFTKKSKFGPGFQQPQGGANATSDSHHDGSEIHPNSGDSVPASSDSVPATSRPFRPPRSEPRPAPQMSTHSVRNSLPDHLSLDANADEETLLDEEVDNLHDASGTQIRRGRKTTEFWAVRTIDSDGTIKPAKLSVREAMKRPNGRKIVLRFNNAKQAIGDEAGVLSGVLGLLGSDFGKFPICRTSWREITTKDKVYNECVKQIFHFDEDSEGLIKKNILKSMGKSWKETRLRLYDRFYEPTFTTEQNLENRPPGIDREHWRWYLDYRAKPETKEKCKKNAVNRSKQQYTHTGGLKSFARRMEEESEEQGKIVGRGELWIKVHKKKDDSYINDEARAIGERIEEIEQQDESSRMLSQNDSIAQVFGKEKPGRVRGMGSGPTPSQLFGPNSHAYGNGVQQEETQRKLLELQAELEGEKLKRKAMEDEAASDKK